A window of the Dyadobacter pollutisoli genome harbors these coding sequences:
- a CDS encoding acyltransferase family protein, whose protein sequence is MEATPATVQPEIKELYKPSRLASIDALRGFDMLMISGGGAFIFLLGGKTGISFIDAVSAQFEHPEWNGFTFFDFIFPLFLFLAGTSLTFSISGGLAKGMPPGEIRSKIFKRMLILIALGILDKNAPMDIFDPAHIRYGSVLGRIGLATFIAALLYMKFNWTQRLYIGIGILVLYYLALILIPVPGFGSGDLSFEGNLVGWIDRNFMPGKLKQGTYDELALITQFPALCLTIFGTLAGDILMRTISSGDKLKRLLALGLTGIIAGLFWNALIPINKHLWSSSFIMLTSGMAFTILSIFYWIIDVKGFNKWAFFFRVIGMNSLVIYLAVRFVDFNASSKLLFEGIYKHSPDKWHEVFNALGGFVLVWLFLYFLYRHKIFVKV, encoded by the coding sequence ATGGAAGCCACACCTGCAACTGTTCAACCTGAGATCAAAGAATTATACAAGCCTTCAAGACTGGCATCCATCGATGCATTGCGTGGGTTTGATATGCTCATGATTTCGGGAGGCGGAGCATTCATTTTCCTTTTGGGAGGGAAAACTGGTATCTCGTTTATCGATGCGGTTTCAGCACAATTTGAGCATCCTGAATGGAATGGCTTTACCTTTTTTGATTTTATTTTCCCGTTATTTCTATTTCTCGCGGGTACTTCGCTCACATTCAGTATTTCCGGAGGATTGGCGAAAGGAATGCCGCCGGGGGAGATACGGAGCAAGATTTTCAAAAGAATGCTGATCCTGATTGCACTGGGTATTCTGGACAAGAATGCTCCTATGGACATTTTTGATCCGGCTCACATTCGCTATGGCAGCGTTTTGGGTCGAATAGGACTTGCTACCTTCATTGCGGCGCTGCTTTATATGAAATTCAACTGGACGCAAAGGCTCTACATTGGGATAGGCATTCTGGTATTATACTACCTTGCTTTGATCCTGATTCCCGTCCCTGGATTTGGGTCAGGAGATCTTTCTTTTGAAGGAAATCTGGTCGGCTGGATCGATAGAAATTTTATGCCAGGTAAATTGAAACAGGGTACCTACGACGAGCTGGCTCTTATTACTCAATTCCCAGCCCTTTGCCTGACCATTTTCGGTACACTTGCCGGCGATATTCTGATGAGAACTATTTCTTCAGGCGACAAACTCAAACGATTGTTGGCCCTGGGACTCACCGGAATTATAGCCGGATTGTTCTGGAATGCGCTTATTCCAATTAATAAACATCTGTGGTCCAGTTCATTCATTATGCTTACAAGCGGAATGGCCTTTACCATCCTATCGATTTTTTATTGGATCATTGATGTAAAGGGATTCAATAAATGGGCTTTTTTCTTTCGGGTAATTGGTATGAATTCATTGGTTATTTATCTGGCGGTCAGGTTCGTGGATTTTAATGCGTCTTCAAAATTACTTTTTGAAGGAATTTATAAGCATTCTCCGGATAAGTGGCATGAAGTGTTCAATGCATTGGGTGGGTTTGTGCTGGTGTGGCTCTTTCTTTATTTCTTATACCGGCACAAGATATTTGTCAAAGTTTAG
- a CDS encoding alpha/beta hydrolase family protein — protein MKQEPSKKKEDRIARRQFVKSSVFSASLPFLFRTDLLTEAFLPDTNVTNIPSMASDKSLIGGYGQWAASLQPKVPALSFRNSKWTNQASWQKEAISKTTELISSPPKTAAPKVTVERKYVYDGLEIEEITWQLPYGRPTRAVVLKPQGVTKPLPAILGLHDHAGKKYFGYRKIVKTSDDQHPLLKEHQVTDYGGKAWANEIAKKGYVVLVHDTFAFGSRRVFFEDVKGLDWGGVNTAGKSDADPEKAENIETYNSWSSEHEHVMSKSLFSAGTTWPGVFLSEDQTALDILSSRKDVDPKRIGCGGLSGGGLRTVYLAGMDPRIKCAVCVGFMTTWTDLILNKSFNHTWMTYTPLLPKYLDFPEILGLRVPLPTLVQNNNQDELYTLEEMKKADAVLGEVYKKANASDKYAAKFYDGPHKFDEAMQKDAFEWFDKWL, from the coding sequence ATGAAACAGGAGCCTTCAAAAAAAAAGGAAGATCGAATCGCCAGAAGGCAGTTTGTTAAATCTTCTGTCTTTTCAGCATCATTACCGTTTCTGTTTAGAACAGATTTATTGACAGAAGCTTTCTTACCAGATACGAACGTAACAAATATCCCTTCGATGGCATCAGATAAAAGTCTTATAGGAGGTTACGGGCAATGGGCCGCATCGCTGCAACCCAAAGTACCAGCGCTTTCATTCAGAAATAGTAAGTGGACAAATCAGGCTTCCTGGCAAAAGGAAGCAATAAGCAAGACGACAGAATTGATTTCGAGCCCGCCCAAAACGGCTGCTCCAAAAGTTACTGTTGAAAGAAAGTATGTTTACGATGGCCTGGAAATAGAAGAAATAACCTGGCAGCTGCCTTATGGAAGGCCTACCAGAGCGGTGGTATTGAAACCACAAGGCGTTACCAAGCCGTTGCCAGCCATTCTTGGGCTACACGACCACGCAGGAAAGAAATATTTTGGATACCGGAAAATCGTCAAAACTTCGGACGATCAGCATCCCCTTTTAAAAGAACATCAGGTCACCGATTATGGCGGAAAAGCTTGGGCGAATGAGATCGCAAAAAAGGGATATGTGGTACTTGTCCATGATACTTTTGCTTTTGGCAGTCGCAGGGTGTTTTTTGAAGATGTGAAAGGTTTGGACTGGGGCGGGGTCAATACGGCTGGTAAAAGTGATGCCGATCCCGAGAAAGCTGAGAATATTGAAACGTATAACAGCTGGTCGTCGGAACATGAGCACGTGATGAGCAAATCATTGTTCAGTGCGGGTACTACCTGGCCAGGGGTGTTTTTGTCAGAAGATCAGACTGCGCTGGATATTCTAAGCAGTAGAAAAGATGTTGATCCTAAACGTATAGGCTGTGGCGGCCTCTCCGGTGGTGGCTTACGGACTGTTTATCTGGCGGGTATGGATCCGAGGATCAAATGCGCTGTTTGTGTAGGCTTTATGACGACCTGGACGGATTTAATTCTGAACAAATCCTTTAATCATACCTGGATGACCTACACACCATTGCTTCCAAAATACCTTGACTTTCCGGAGATTTTAGGTCTCAGGGTTCCTTTGCCAACATTGGTTCAGAATAATAACCAAGACGAGCTTTATACTTTGGAAGAAATGAAAAAGGCAGATGCTGTTTTGGGAGAAGTATATAAAAAGGCAAATGCTTCAGATAAATATGCGGCCAAATTTTACGACGGTCCGCACAAATTTGACGAGGCAATGCAGAAAGATGCCTTTGAATGGTTTGACAAATGGCTCTGA
- a CDS encoding winged helix DNA-binding domain-containing protein, with protein sequence MNIDDITTRRLQNQLISDTRLKTPAQVVSWLGAIQAQDYLGAKWSLGLRLPGFKESDIDKAIADKSIVRTWPMRGTLHFVASEDARWMLRLLTPRIISGSAGRNRQLELDDTVFNKSMDLLLKAMEGGKQLMRNEVYQLLENNGIATTGQRGIHIINYLAQKQVLCHGMHNEKQPTYALFDEWIAVSKDLEGKEALAELALRYFKGHGPATIKDFEWWSGLKLSDAREGLNQVSSQLESFDLGGKTYWFAAETAESPKPNLAYLLPGFDEYMLGYTDRSVILNVAHSPKIVPGNNGMFMPTIVINGKVGGTWKRVLKKDTVQIEIIPFGKLNLAKKKSIETEAKKYGKYLSRNVTVIF encoded by the coding sequence ATGAACATTGACGATATCACGACGCGACGGCTGCAAAACCAGCTCATTTCTGACACCAGGCTCAAAACTCCCGCTCAGGTAGTTTCGTGGCTGGGGGCGATCCAGGCGCAGGATTATCTGGGCGCCAAATGGTCCTTAGGTTTACGTTTACCGGGTTTCAAAGAGTCTGACATTGATAAAGCCATTGCCGACAAGTCTATTGTCCGTACCTGGCCAATGCGGGGAACGCTACATTTTGTAGCTTCTGAGGATGCTCGCTGGATGTTGAGATTGCTCACCCCGCGCATTATCAGCGGCTCGGCAGGTCGTAACAGGCAACTGGAACTGGATGATACCGTTTTTAACAAAAGCATGGATTTGCTGCTTAAAGCCATGGAAGGCGGAAAGCAACTGATGCGAAATGAGGTCTATCAGTTACTGGAAAATAATGGAATCGCCACTACCGGCCAACGTGGTATCCACATCATTAATTATCTGGCGCAAAAACAGGTCCTTTGCCATGGCATGCATAATGAAAAGCAACCTACTTACGCACTATTTGATGAATGGATAGCGGTTTCCAAAGACCTTGAAGGGAAAGAAGCACTGGCTGAACTTGCATTGCGCTATTTCAAAGGTCATGGTCCTGCGACGATCAAAGATTTTGAATGGTGGTCCGGGCTAAAACTTTCGGACGCCCGCGAAGGTCTGAACCAGGTTTCTTCACAACTGGAAAGTTTCGATTTAGGTGGTAAAACCTACTGGTTTGCTGCCGAAACAGCCGAGTCTCCAAAACCCAATCTGGCTTATCTCCTACCCGGTTTTGATGAGTATATGCTGGGATACACGGATCGCTCCGTAATCCTCAATGTTGCGCATTCTCCCAAAATTGTTCCAGGTAATAATGGCATGTTTATGCCCACAATCGTCATCAATGGTAAAGTGGGCGGAACCTGGAAACGCGTTTTGAAGAAAGACACCGTACAAATTGAGATAATACCATTTGGGAAACTGAATCTTGCGAAAAAGAAATCCATAGAAACAGAAGCCAAAAAATACGGAAAATATCTCTCCCGAAATGTTACGGTAATCTTTTGA
- a CDS encoding 2-C-methyl-D-erythritol 4-phosphate cytidylyltransferase produces MQEYAIIVAGGSGSRMKCDIPKQFLLIKHQPILMYTIKAFRAYSENLNIIVVLPEDQFEYWYQLCYEHSFTEKYSLIPGGETRFHSVKNGLESIDSQAGLVAVHDGVRPIISKEIIADSFEKAARYGTAVVSVPLKDSIRSVETATSNKAEDRTKFRLIQTPQTFRLDWMRAAFSQSYQEVFTDCASVLESAGHPIQMIDGAYENIKITTPEDLRWAEIYLNP; encoded by the coding sequence ATGCAGGAATACGCAATTATTGTCGCCGGTGGAAGCGGAAGTCGAATGAAATGCGACATTCCCAAACAATTCCTGCTCATTAAGCATCAGCCCATTCTGATGTACACGATCAAAGCTTTCAGAGCTTATTCGGAAAACCTAAATATCATTGTTGTACTCCCCGAAGATCAGTTTGAATATTGGTATCAGCTCTGTTATGAGCATTCTTTTACAGAAAAATATAGTCTGATTCCTGGTGGGGAAACAAGGTTTCATTCCGTTAAAAATGGTTTGGAAAGCATTGATAGCCAAGCCGGCCTAGTCGCTGTCCACGATGGTGTTCGCCCCATTATCAGCAAAGAAATCATTGCGGACAGTTTTGAAAAAGCAGCCAGATACGGAACAGCGGTAGTAAGTGTTCCTCTTAAAGATTCCATCCGGTCCGTGGAAACCGCAACAAGCAACAAAGCTGAGGACCGAACAAAGTTCAGGCTGATCCAAACTCCTCAAACTTTTCGGCTGGATTGGATGCGCGCTGCTTTCTCGCAATCTTACCAGGAAGTATTCACGGACTGTGCAAGCGTACTGGAATCGGCCGGCCATCCCATTCAAATGATCGATGGGGCCTATGAAAACATTAAGATCACAACCCCGGAAGATTTACGCTGGGCAGAAATATATCTTAATCCATGA